The DNA sequence CGGTGACCTCGTGGAGCTGCCCGACCACGGCCTTGCGGCGCAGGCCGCCGCCGCACTGGGCGTCCCAGGCGCGGAACATCTTGGTGGTGGACTCCAGCAGGTCCAGTTCCGGCTTGGAGAGCCGGCCGCGGCGGGAGCGGTCGCCACCGGCGGACGGCGTGGCGCCCACGGGCGAGGTGGGGACCAGCCAGCGCTGCATGGGCTCGATCAGGGCGGACCCGGCCGAGAGGGCGAGCGAGGTGCCGAGGAAGCCGCGCCGGGCGAGCATCAGGTCGCTGCGCGAGAACTCGCTGATCATCTCGACGGTTTGCGGGGCGGCCCAGGGCAGGTCGACGCCGGTCGAGGAGGGCGAGAGGTGCGCGGTGCGGAGGCCGATGTCCTCCACGCCGACGACGCAGCCGAACCGTTCGGAGAAGAGCTCGGAGAGGATCTTCGGGATGGGCTCGCGCGGCTGTTCGCCGTCCAGCCAGCGGCGGACCCGGGAGGTGTCGGTGCTGATGTGGTGGGCGCCCAGCTGCCGGGCCCGGCGGTTGACCTGCCGCGCCAGCTCGCCCTTCGACCAGCCGCTGCGCAGGAACCAGGAGTTGAGCTGCTCGTTGGGGCGCTTCTCCGACTTCTCAGCCTTCTCGGCCCTCTCGCCCGTCCCGGCTTTCCCCGCCGCGTCTTCCGCCTTCTTCCCTGCCTGCTCAGCCCTGTCGGCACCGCCGGTGCCGCTGACGCTGCCGTCCACTGGAACGCCCCCATCCAGACCGTCCGCTCCCGCGCTCACCCGCACGGGACCGCTGAGTCGCGAACCACCGGCGCACCGCGCCGCTCACGCCGCCCGCCGCCCACACCACGCCATCGCGGCACAACGGCCGCACGGGCAAAGGGAGAACGGGTGCGAACGTGGTGGCGGCACCCCGTGGCGCCGCCGCGGTTCACACACCGAAAGTAATCCTACGATCACGGTCGAAGCGAGTGCAGTCCAGTAAACGCCACCATTCGCCACCCCAAGGAATGAACGCGCCACGCCCGCCGCGCGATTGACTTGACATGGGCACCGGAGAGCACGGGGAACCGGCGTCCGGCAAGGGGTGAACTGGCGCACGGCACGGCGCGCGCCGCAGGTCACACCCCCCGCCGCACACCGTCGCGCCGCCATGAAGCAGGTCCCGCGACGGTACGTGTCCAGGACACTCCGACCCGTAACCAACCGCATAGAGGACCCGTTGGAGGGGGCATGGGCTTCACAATCGGCGGCATCCGGGACCTGCGTGCGAGTTCTCGGCGCCGGGGCCGTACGTCCGATGACGTGACCGTGGTCGCGGAGTGCACCGGACTGTGGGGCTGGGACGTGGCGCCCGGCGCCCGCGCGGTGCGCGCGGGGCAGCAGGTGTCGTGTTCGTGCGGGGCCGGCGACTGCCCCTCCCCCGGAGCCCATCCCCTCCCCTTCGCCCCCGTCGTCCCGGCGGGCGCCACCCTGGACGAGGCCGCGACCGCCTGGGCGCGGGTGCCCGGCGCCGCCGTCCTGCTGCCGGTGGGACGGTCGTTCGACGCCCTGGAGGTCTCGGAGGCCGCCGGCCGGCACGCGCTCGCCCGGCTGGAGCGCATGGGGCTTCCGCTGGGCCCGGTGGCCCTCACCCCGCACGGCCGCGCCCTGTTCTTCGTCGCCCCGGGGGCCGCCGCCGAACTCCCGCAGCTGCTCTACCGGATGGGCTGGGACGACGCCCGGCTCGACCTGCACGGCCTCGGCGTCGGCGACCACGTCACCGCGCCGCCGTCCGACTTCGCCGGGCTCGGCCCGATGCGCTGGCTGCGCCCGCCGGCCCTGGACACCGCCTACCGCCCGCCGGAGGCCCGGCTGCTGCTGGGCACCCTCGCGTACGTCTGCCACCGCTCGGGCGCGGCCTGACGCCGACGCCGGCCCCGGGGCCGTACGACCGCACCCCGACACCGTCCAGGACGGTACGACCGCGCCCCGACCCAGCGCAGCCGCACCCCCGCCTCGTACCGCCGGGCCCGGAACGCGAAACGGGCCCCGCCGCGCGTCTCCGCGGCAGAACCCGTTCCCACGCTCCGTCGAGCCGTCCGTCAGTCGCCGATCAGGGCGTCGACGAACGCCTCGGGCTCGAACGGCGCGAGGTCGTCCGCGCCCTCGCCCAGGCCGACCAGCTTCACCGGCACGCCCAGCTCGCGCTGGACGGCCACGACGATGCCGCCCTTGGCCGTACCGTCGAGCTTGGTGAGCACGATGCCGGTGATGTTGACGACCTCCGCGAACACCCGGGCCTGGACCAGGCCGTTCTGCCCGGTGGTGGCGTCCAGGACGAGCAGCACCTCGTCGACCGAGCCGTGCTTCTCGACGACGCGCTTGACCTTGCCGAGCTCGTCCATGAGCCCGGTCTTGGTGTGCAGGCGGCCGGCGGTGTCGATGAGGACGACGTCCGCGCTCTTCGCGATGCCCTCCTTGACCGCGTCGAACGCGACCGAGGCGGGGTCGCCGCCCTCGGGCCCGCGGACGGTACGGGCGCCGACGCGCTCGCCCCAGGTCTGGAGCTGGTCGGCGGCGGCGGCGCGGAAGGTGTCGGCCGCGCCGAGGACGACGGACTTGCCGTCGGCCACGAGGACGCGGGCGAGCTTGCCGGTGGTGGTGGTCTTGCCGGTGCCGTTGACGCCGACGACCATGACGACGCCGGGCTTCTCCTCACCGTTGACGCCCACGCCGGGCTCGGTGTGCACGGCACGGTCGGCGTCGGTACCGATGAGGGTCAGGAGCTCCTCGCGGAGCAGGCCGCGCAGCTCTTCCGGGGTGCGGGTGCCGAGCACCCTGACGCGCTCGCGCAGCCGCTCGACCAGCTCCTGCGTCGGCGCGACGCCGACGTCGGCGGTGAGCAGGGTGTCCTCGATCTCCTCCCAGGTGTCCTCGTCGAGGTGTTCCCGGGAGAGCAGCGTGAGCAGCCCCTTGCCCAGGGAGTTCTGCGAGCGCGAGAGACGGGCGCGGAGCCGGACGAGCCGGCCGGCGGTGGGCTCGGGCACCTCGACGGCGGGCGCCTCGGGCTCGGGCGCCGGCTCCTCGATGGCCTCCGGGGGGGCCGCCTCCTCTTCCGGGGCCGGCGGGAGCTCGACCTCCTCGACGGTGCGGCGCTTCTCTTCGCGCGGGGTCTCGGCCTCCTCGCCGACGTGGGGCTCGGCGGGCGGCGCGGTGACGGACGGGCTGCTCGGCGGCGGAGCCGGGGGCAGCTGCTTCTTCTTGCGGCTGCTGACCACGAGCCCGCTGATCGCGCCGAGCACGACCACAGCGATGACTACAGCAAGGATGACGATTTCCATAACGGACCCAGTATCGGACACCCTGCCGTCAGGGCGCCCCAACGCCCGACGACGCGGCACTCCCGTGTTCCTCCGCCGCCGCTCTTGTGCTTTTCCACAAGGACCAATGGCACTAACTGCGCAAAGTTGGAACTAAGTACGATGGTCCGGGCTGCGCGACGCGCGTAGAGTCCGACTGTTCCTTTCTGTCCCTTGCTGTTCAGGGCCCGCCCTGTTCACACCCCGCACGGAGCCCCCGATATGGCCCCCACCATGGACAACGCTGCCGAAGGCGCCAACGTGTCCAGCACCGACGGCGTCGCGAGCGCCATCGAGACGCGCGGCATCGAGCCTGTCCCCGACCACGAGCGGCACGGCCGGGTCCGGGAGCTCTTCCCGACCTGGGTCGCCGCCAACATCAGCGTCCTGCTGCTCACCATGGGCGCGGCGCTGATCGTCTTCAACTCCCTGAACTTTTGGCAGGTCCTGATCGTCGCCGCCTGCGCGGCGCTGGTCTCCTTCGGTCTCGTGGGTGTCCTGTCGGTCTCCGGCAAGTGGGGCGGCGCGCCGGGCGCGATGCTCTCCCGCGCGACGTTCGGTGTGCGGGGCAACCTCTTCCCGGGCGCGATCCTCTGGGTGGCCCGCTTCGGCTGGGAGACGATCAACGCGGTCACCGGCGCGTACGCCGTGCTGACCGTCCTCGACCTGGTCTTCGGCGTGAAGAGCAACACCGCGCTGATCGTGATCACGCTGCTCGCGTTCGTGGCGAGCACGTTCCTGGTGAGCGGCATGGGGCGCAAGGCGCTCAACGTCTGCAACACCTGGTCCACGTACCTGTTCGGCATCTTCAGCGTGCTGGTCCTCGGCTACCTGATCGCCAACATCGACTGGGACGAGGTCTTCTCCAAGCCCGCGGGCACGACGGCCATGGTGGTCGCCGGTGTCGGTACCATCGCCGCCGGCGGCATCAGCTGGGTGCCCACCGGCCCGGACTTCGCGCGCTACCTGCCGCACTCGGCCTCGGGCAAGAAGATCGTCGGGACGACGATCTCCGGTGCGGGTCTCGTCATGGTGCCGATGGTGCTCATGGGTGCCGTGATGGCCGTGTCCACCCCGGACCTGGCGAACGCCGCCGACCCGGTCTCCTTCCTCGGCGACATCCTCCCGACCTGGCTGGCGGTCCCGTACCTGATCACCGCCATCGTCGGCATGCTGCTGATCAACAGCCTCTCCATGTACTCGGCCGGCTTCACCGCCCAGACCATGGGCGTCAAGCTGCCGCGGGCGATGGCCGTGAGCATCAACGCGGTGATCTCGCTGGTCGGCGGTCTGATGCTGATGCTGGTGGCGAAGAGCTTCCTGAGCTCCTTCATCACCTTCCTGATCCTGCTCGCGGTCTCCTTCTCCGCCTGGATCGGCGTCTACGCGGTCGACATGTTCCGCCGCCGCACGCGCGCCGTGCGCTACGACCCCGAGGCCCTCATGGACACCGGCCGCACCAGCCGTTACTGGTACGTCGGCGGCTTCTGCTGGCAGGCCATGACGTCCTGGGCCGTGGCCCTGCTGGCGGGCCTCTGCTTCACCGACTGCGCCTGGTTCACCGGCCCGCTGGCCACGACCTTCGTCGGCAAGTACGGCCTGGGCTGGGCCGCGACCATCGTGATCTCCGCGATCATCATGGCCGTCCTCCCCACCCCGCGCGAGACGGGCGCCGCCCCGGTCCCGTCCCAGCGCGAGGCGGAGCGGCCGAAGGCCACCGTCTGACGGCTCCGCCGTCCACGTCCACGACGCCCCCGCACCGGCCGCCGGTGCGGGGGCGTCGCACGTGAAGCAGCCCGTCAGCGCGGCGACGCGCCCCCGAGCAGCTCCCGCAGCCGGTCGGGAGCGCACAACGTGCCCTCCCCATCCGGCGCGGGCAACAGCCAGAAGGCGCCCGGCGGGCGGCGGCGCGTGGGGACCGGGACGGCCAGGTAAGGGGTGTGGCGAGTCGCCCCGAGGCAGTGCGTGTGCGCCACGTCCCATCCGGTGGCGGCGTCCGGCGGCACGAGCGCGGTGTACCGGTCCCGCAGCCGGGAGACGATCACCGCCGCGGTGATCCCGCCCTCCCGGAACCACGCCTCCACCGCCCCGCGCTCCCGGCTCGCGGCCCGCCTCTCGACGAGCGCGGCGGAAACGTGGACAGCGTCGAAGTGGATCCCGGCCCGCAACGTGGCCGGCAACCCCTTGGCCCACGCCTCCCGGGCCACCCCGGGGTGCACCTCCCGCGACACGAGCCAGGCGGCGGGGCCGGTGGCGAGCCAGGGGTGGAGGCGGAGGAGAGAGGTCATGGGCGTGGCTTTCCGTTGGGGGCCGAGATGGCATCGGTCGACCGCGGCGGGCTCCCGGCCCGGCCCGCCGCTCGCTGATGGCAAGGGCAGTCGCAGAGCGAGCGCTCGGTACGGTCACGGTCGGAGTCGCCGGAGATCCAGCGGATCACCGTGGCTCCGGGGCACCGCGCATGCTGTCCGAAGTGACACAGGTCGGATGTCCGAGGCTGTGCCACGTCCGGGACGGGCCCTTGGTCGCGGTGGTCGGGCCGGGCTCGCAGGTTGCCCGTTGCCGGGCGCCCTGAGGCGCTCTGCTCGGCAGGCAGGTCGGTTGCCCGATCCGTCGTGGTGCTGTCCATATGACTCCCTGAGCCGCTGACGGACGTGGTGTGGCGCCGACCGTACGGCTCTGGGAAAAGCGGAAGGGGCAGGATTCCTGCCCCTCGCTCATGAGTTCCAGCAGGCGCAGTCAGGCCGCCAGAACCCCGAGTTTCACGGCGAGTTCGCCGGCACGCCGCCGTCGCTCCGGGCTCCGGGACTCCGTTTCCTCCAGCACGATCCGCCGCGCGTAGCCGTTGTAGGCGATCGTCTCCGGTGCCGTCGCGTGGGCCTCGGCCAGGATCGCCAGGGCGGCGTCCGGCCGGCCGGCGAGGTGGTGGGCACGGGCTTCCTCGATGCGGTGCCGCGCCCTGCGGGGGCGGGACGGAATCAGGTTCCCGTTCGCCTGGGCGGACTGCCTGACGGACTCGGGGCCCGCACGCAACTCGACGGCGACGGTGACGGCGTGGGCCGACATCACGGCCGTGGAGAACGAGGTGACGGGGTGGTAGTAACCAGAGGGCAGCCCTTCCGCGACCCGACGAGCCCTGTCCCACCAGCCCCACGCGGTCCCCGCCTCACCACGCCGTGCCGCCGTGTACCCCGCCTCGAAGCGCAGAGCCCCGGTGACGGCACGCACCTCGGTGCTCGCCTCGGGGAGCAGCGGCTCCAGGAACCGCAGCGTCTCCGCGTTGACGGTCTCCGCCGCGTCGAAGTGCCCGGCGTCGCGGTGGGCCTGGACGGTCAGCCAGGCGGCCACGCCGATGGCGTGCGGATCCTCGGACTCCTGGGCGGCGACCATGCCGCGTTCGGCCACCCGCCAGAGGAGGGCCGGGTCGGGCTGGTAGGCCACGAAAAACTGGGCCAGGGAGTACACCTCGGACAGGATCGCCTGCATCGCCCGCCGCTCGGCCGACGACTCGGCGGCCCGCGCGCCGCACTGCGCGTCGCGGATCAGGCCGGGCAGCAGCGCGCCCACGGCCGCACGATGGTTGGCGGCGGAATGGCGCGCCACCCAGGCACGGTCGAGCCGCAACCGCAGGTGCGCGGCCGGCACCGGCTCGCGCTCGCACCGGACCGGAAACGCGTCCACCGCCTCCCGTACCGCAGGCAGGAGCCGGTGCCCCGGGCCCGTGAACAGCTCGGCCGACATGCCCGGGTCACCGGTCAGTTCGACCAGGTCGCGCACGCGCAAGACCTCGGCGATGCGCAGGATCATCGACAGGGACGGCGTGTTGAGGACGCCGTTCTCCACCTGCT is a window from the Streptomyces mobaraensis genome containing:
- a CDS encoding purine-cytosine permease family protein, which codes for MAPTMDNAAEGANVSSTDGVASAIETRGIEPVPDHERHGRVRELFPTWVAANISVLLLTMGAALIVFNSLNFWQVLIVAACAALVSFGLVGVLSVSGKWGGAPGAMLSRATFGVRGNLFPGAILWVARFGWETINAVTGAYAVLTVLDLVFGVKSNTALIVITLLAFVASTFLVSGMGRKALNVCNTWSTYLFGIFSVLVLGYLIANIDWDEVFSKPAGTTAMVVAGVGTIAAGGISWVPTGPDFARYLPHSASGKKIVGTTISGAGLVMVPMVLMGAVMAVSTPDLANAADPVSFLGDILPTWLAVPYLITAIVGMLLINSLSMYSAGFTAQTMGVKLPRAMAVSINAVISLVGGLMLMLVAKSFLSSFITFLILLAVSFSAWIGVYAVDMFRRRTRAVRYDPEALMDTGRTSRYWYVGGFCWQAMTSWAVALLAGLCFTDCAWFTGPLATTFVGKYGLGWAATIVISAIIMAVLPTPRETGAAPVPSQREAERPKATV
- a CDS encoding helix-turn-helix domain-containing protein, encoding MPDAAVPDPYAHPLVFGQRMQILRTRRGLSRPVLAGLLGRSPSWVKQVENGVLNTPSLSMILRIAEVLRVRDLVELTGDPGMSAELFTGPGHRLLPAVREAVDAFPVRCEREPVPAAHLRLRLDRAWVARHSAANHRAAVGALLPGLIRDAQCGARAAESSAERRAMQAILSEVYSLAQFFVAYQPDPALLWRVAERGMVAAQESEDPHAIGVAAWLTVQAHRDAGHFDAAETVNAETLRFLEPLLPEASTEVRAVTGALRFEAGYTAARRGEAGTAWGWWDRARRVAEGLPSGYYHPVTSFSTAVMSAHAVTVAVELRAGPESVRQSAQANGNLIPSRPRRARHRIEEARAHHLAGRPDAALAILAEAHATAPETIAYNGYARRIVLEETESRSPERRRRAGELAVKLGVLAA
- the ftsY gene encoding signal recognition particle-docking protein FtsY; this translates as MEIVILAVVIAVVVLGAISGLVVSSRKKKQLPPAPPPSSPSVTAPPAEPHVGEEAETPREEKRRTVEEVELPPAPEEEAAPPEAIEEPAPEPEAPAVEVPEPTAGRLVRLRARLSRSQNSLGKGLLTLLSREHLDEDTWEEIEDTLLTADVGVAPTQELVERLRERVRVLGTRTPEELRGLLREELLTLIGTDADRAVHTEPGVGVNGEEKPGVVMVVGVNGTGKTTTTGKLARVLVADGKSVVLGAADTFRAAAADQLQTWGERVGARTVRGPEGGDPASVAFDAVKEGIAKSADVVLIDTAGRLHTKTGLMDELGKVKRVVEKHGSVDEVLLVLDATTGQNGLVQARVFAEVVNITGIVLTKLDGTAKGGIVVAVQRELGVPVKLVGLGEGADDLAPFEPEAFVDALIGD
- a CDS encoding bifunctional DNA primase/polymerase, with product MGFTIGGIRDLRASSRRRGRTSDDVTVVAECTGLWGWDVAPGARAVRAGQQVSCSCGAGDCPSPGAHPLPFAPVVPAGATLDEAATAWARVPGAAVLLPVGRSFDALEVSEAAGRHALARLERMGLPLGPVALTPHGRALFFVAPGAAAELPQLLYRMGWDDARLDLHGLGVGDHVTAPPSDFAGLGPMRWLRPPALDTAYRPPEARLLLGTLAYVCHRSGAA